In Holophagales bacterium, one DNA window encodes the following:
- the lon gene encoding endopeptidase La, producing MSVRSAGGPAALPQVLPVLPLRDGPVLPFITAPLTVLGDRQVAAVDEALSGERRLLLLGVRDPTVDDPGDKQLERVGVVAVIHRLLKLPDGRLRLLVQGQARARATRFVGGGNALRARLEILPEARLRRPTVATRALVRHLREGLEKLASLGKPISPEVLAIAVAVEEPGRLADLVASNLDLSREVAQSLVETVDPAVRLERVGAQLDAELRELALQQEMADRARGEADRGHREFLLRHQIRAIQKELGEGEDVAEEVAAYRRAAEQKGMSGEAREELERQIRRLERGQPDSAETSVVRTYLDWLTGLPWSTASADDLDLARARRVLDEDHFDLDKVKERLVEFLAVRRLNPEAHGPILCLVGPPGVGKTSIGRSVARALGRRFVRLSLGGVRDEAEIRGHRRTYVGAMPGRILQGLSQAGTSNPVFMLDEIDKVGADLRGDPTAALLEALDPEQNGTFRDHYLGVPYDLSRVLFLSTANVVDPIHPAFLDRMELLRLPGYALEEKVTIAARHLVPQELSRHGLTARDLTLTRPTLRALAADYTREAGVRELGRRIAALCRKTARAKVEGRPTFGRLAPEGLAEPLGPPPFPHEAVLPEDRVGVAAGLAWTAAGGELLFVEALAAPGEGKLQLTGQLGEVMRESAQAALTHVRAMTAGRPGCAEFFARHDLHVHVPGGGTPKDGPSAGLTLGIALLSLATGRPVRRRLAMTGEVTLRGDLLPVGGIREKVLAARAAGATTVVLPAANRRDAEEIPLAQRRGLELVFVTTFGEVPPLALVDTAAPEPGRSGGPKRARRATARAPRASRS from the coding sequence GCTGCTCGGCGTCCGCGACCCGACCGTCGACGACCCGGGCGACAAGCAGCTCGAGCGCGTCGGCGTCGTCGCCGTCATCCATCGGCTGCTCAAGCTGCCGGACGGACGCCTGCGCCTGCTCGTGCAAGGGCAGGCCCGGGCGCGCGCCACGCGCTTCGTCGGCGGCGGCAACGCCCTGCGGGCACGCCTCGAGATCCTCCCCGAGGCCCGCCTGCGCCGCCCCACCGTGGCGACGCGGGCGCTCGTCCGCCATCTGCGCGAAGGGCTCGAGAAGCTCGCCTCGCTGGGCAAGCCGATCTCCCCGGAGGTCCTCGCCATCGCCGTCGCGGTCGAGGAGCCGGGGCGCCTCGCCGACCTCGTGGCGAGCAACCTCGACCTGTCGCGCGAGGTCGCCCAGAGCCTGGTCGAGACGGTCGACCCCGCCGTCCGGCTCGAACGGGTCGGCGCCCAGCTCGACGCCGAGCTCCGCGAGCTCGCGCTGCAGCAGGAGATGGCCGACCGTGCGCGCGGCGAGGCCGACCGCGGACACCGCGAGTTCCTGCTGCGCCACCAGATCCGGGCGATCCAGAAGGAGCTCGGCGAGGGCGAAGACGTCGCCGAAGAGGTGGCCGCCTACCGCCGCGCCGCCGAGCAGAAGGGGATGAGCGGCGAGGCCCGCGAGGAGCTCGAGCGGCAGATCCGCCGGCTCGAGCGCGGCCAGCCCGACAGCGCCGAGACCTCGGTGGTGCGGACCTACCTCGACTGGCTCACCGGCCTCCCCTGGTCGACGGCGAGCGCCGACGACCTCGACCTCGCACGCGCCCGCCGCGTTCTCGACGAGGACCACTTCGACCTCGACAAGGTCAAGGAGCGGCTCGTCGAGTTCCTCGCCGTGCGCCGGCTCAACCCGGAGGCGCACGGACCGATCCTCTGCCTGGTCGGTCCGCCCGGAGTCGGCAAGACCTCGATCGGCCGCTCGGTGGCGCGCGCCCTCGGGCGCCGCTTCGTCCGCCTGTCGCTCGGCGGGGTGCGCGACGAGGCGGAGATCCGCGGTCACCGCCGCACCTACGTCGGGGCGATGCCAGGCCGGATCCTCCAGGGGTTGAGCCAGGCCGGCACGTCGAATCCGGTCTTCATGCTCGACGAGATCGACAAGGTCGGCGCCGACCTGCGCGGCGACCCGACGGCCGCCCTGCTCGAAGCGCTCGACCCGGAGCAGAACGGCACCTTCCGCGACCATTACCTCGGCGTGCCGTACGACCTCTCGCGCGTCCTCTTCCTCTCCACCGCGAACGTCGTCGACCCGATCCACCCGGCCTTCCTCGACCGCATGGAGCTGCTGCGCCTGCCCGGCTACGCGCTGGAGGAGAAGGTGACGATCGCCGCACGGCACCTCGTGCCGCAGGAGCTCTCGCGCCACGGCCTGACGGCGCGCGACCTCACCCTGACGCGGCCGACGCTGCGCGCCCTCGCCGCCGACTACACGCGCGAGGCCGGCGTGCGCGAGCTCGGCCGCCGCATCGCCGCGCTCTGCCGCAAGACCGCCCGGGCGAAGGTCGAAGGTCGCCCGACGTTCGGACGGCTGGCCCCGGAAGGCCTCGCCGAGCCGCTCGGGCCACCGCCGTTCCCGCACGAGGCGGTGCTGCCCGAAGACCGCGTCGGCGTCGCGGCCGGGCTGGCCTGGACCGCTGCCGGCGGCGAGCTCCTCTTCGTCGAGGCGCTGGCCGCGCCGGGCGAAGGGAAGCTCCAGCTCACCGGACAGCTCGGCGAGGTGATGCGCGAGTCGGCCCAGGCGGCGCTCACCCACGTGCGCGCGATGACCGCCGGTCGACCGGGATGTGCCGAGTTCTTCGCCCGCCACGACCTGCACGTCCACGTCCCCGGCGGAGGCACGCCGAAAGACGGTCCGTCGGCCGGCCTGACGCTCGGCATCGCGCTGCTCTCGCTGGCCACCGGGCGGCCGGTGCGGCGCCGCCTGGCGATGACCGGCGAAGTCACGCTGCGCGGCGACCTGCTGCCGGTCGGCGGCATCCGCGAAAAGGTCCTCGCCGCGCGCGCCGCCGGGGCCACCACCGTCGTGCTGCCCGCGGCGAACCGGCGCGACGCCGAGGAGATTCCGCTCGCCCAGCGCCGCGGCCTCGAGCTCGTCTTCGTCACCACGTTCGGCGAGGTGCCGCCGCTCGCGCTCGTCGACACCGCCGCGCCGGAGCCCGGCCGCTCCGGCGGGCCGAAGCGTGCGCGGCGAGCCACCGCGCGCGCCCCGCGCGCGAGCCGGTCGTGA
- a CDS encoding thiamine-monophosphate kinase, which translates to MSGAEDRLLGWLQRRLGPGHRLGDDVAFLDEGGGIAVTLDHQIEGVHFLPHVPPDVVARRLAAVNLSDLAASGAEPWLAFLALAAPAGFPHRRFLAALLGELSRFGVELAGGDLASAPRLSSSLTLLGKRRSGGRWVRRDGVRAGHRLWLGGTVGESLAGRELVRRGAGWERGRAVLPAPLGLPPALAAAARRAVRRHLLPSPQLDLGAWLARRRDGGGLDVSDGLSRDLHRLCRASGVGARLDSAALLPERATGRLLEQLGIDPLAAALGGGEDYVLLFSLPSRTVPPAHFGARPVGIALARPVVEIATPRGIEPLPEAGWDHLDAAARDAEARLNGSG; encoded by the coding sequence GTGAGCGGCGCCGAGGATCGGCTGCTCGGCTGGCTGCAACGCCGGCTCGGCCCGGGGCATCGGCTCGGCGACGACGTCGCCTTTCTCGACGAAGGCGGCGGGATCGCCGTGACGCTCGACCATCAGATCGAAGGGGTCCACTTCCTCCCGCACGTGCCGCCCGACGTCGTGGCGCGGCGGCTCGCCGCGGTGAACCTCTCCGATCTCGCGGCGAGCGGCGCGGAGCCTTGGCTGGCCTTCCTCGCTCTCGCCGCGCCGGCCGGATTTCCCCATCGGCGCTTCCTCGCCGCGCTGCTCGGCGAGCTCTCGCGCTTCGGCGTCGAGCTCGCCGGCGGCGATCTCGCCTCGGCACCCCGCTTGTCGAGCTCGCTCACGCTGCTCGGCAAGCGTCGCTCCGGCGGTCGCTGGGTGCGGCGCGACGGCGTACGGGCCGGCCATCGACTCTGGCTCGGCGGAACGGTCGGCGAGTCGCTCGCCGGTCGCGAGCTGGTGCGGCGCGGCGCCGGTTGGGAGCGAGGTCGAGCGGTCCTCCCGGCGCCCCTCGGCCTGCCGCCGGCGCTCGCCGCAGCGGCCCGCCGCGCGGTGCGCCGGCATCTGCTGCCGAGCCCGCAGCTCGACCTCGGCGCATGGCTCGCCAGGCGCCGCGACGGCGGCGGGCTCGACGTCTCCGACGGTCTCTCGCGCGATCTCCACCGGCTCTGTCGTGCGAGCGGCGTCGGCGCCCGCCTCGATTCTGCCGCCCTGCTTCCGGAGCGTGCCACGGGACGACTGCTCGAGCAGCTGGGGATCGATCCGCTCGCCGCCGCGCTCGGCGGCGGCGAGGACTACGTGCTGCTTTTTTCGCTGCCGTCGCGGACGGTGCCGCCGGCACACTTCGGCGCGCGACCGGTCGGGATCGCGCTCGCCCGCCCGGTCGTCGAGATCGCGACACCGCGCGGGATCGAGCCGCTCCCCGAGGCCGGGTGGGATCACCTCGACGCCGCGGCGCGCGACGCCGAGGCCCGGCTCAACGGCTCCGGCTGA